GATCGTTGGCGAACACTTCGCCGACAGGATCCCGCGCTGGATCACCATCAACGAGCCCGTGGTCCTGACCATGCTCGGTTACGGGGCCGGCATCCAGGCGCCGGGGCTCTCACTGGGCTTTGACGCGCTGCCCGCCGCGCACCACCTGCTGCTCGCGCACGGCCTCGGCGTCCAAGCGCTGCGTGCCGCGGGGGCATCCAACATTGGCATCGCGAACAACCATGCGCTCACCTGGCCGGCCAGCCAGAATGAGGAAGATCTGCAGGCGGCCGGGCTGTACGACAACATCGCCAACTGGATCTTTGCCGACCCCGTCCTCACCGGTGCTTACCCCGAGGAACTGGCCCCGTTCCTGCCGCCCATCCCCGACGGAGACTTGGCCACCATCTCCACCCCCATCGACTGGTACGGCATCAACTCCTACAACCCCACGCTTGTGGGCGCCCCCACCACCGATGACGCCGCGCTTGTCGACGGCTACGAGCTTGATGCGTCGCTGCCGTTCTCCCTTCGCGAGCTGGAAGGCTACCCGCGCACCGATTTCGACTGGCCCGTGGTCCCCGAGGCGTTCACCGAGCTGCTGGTGGGCTTCAAGGAGCGCTACGGCGAGAAGCTGCCGCCCATCTACATCACGGAGAACGGTGCCGCCATCAACGATGGCCCGGACGACGCCGGCCGGGTGCGGGATGTGCGCAGGATTCAGTACACGGATGCCCACCTCCGCGCCCTGAAATCCGCCATGGATGCCGGTGTGGACGTGCGCGGCTACTTTCACTGGTCGCTCATGGACAACTTCGAATGGACTGTTGGCTTCTCCCAGCGCTTCGGCCTGGTCCACATTGACTACGAAACCCAGAAGCGCACGCCCAAGGACTCCTACTACTGGTATCAGGAGCTGATCCGGAACAGCAAGGGCGGGGCCGCCGTCTAGCCAGGCTGCCTGTTGGAGAGAGCAGCGAAGTCGCCGTCGATCGCCCGCAGCGCGTCGTGCGTGATGATGCCGAAGGCCAGGTTGGTGATTTCCACCAGGGTCATGCCCATGGCTTCCTCAGGCAGCGGGCTGTCCACCAGGGCACCGAGCCGCATCCGCAGCACGGCGAGCGCGGCCGGGTCGGCCAGCAGCTCCCGCAGTGGCTGGTTCACGCTGATCCGGCCGCCGGAAAACTCTGCGCGGCAACGGGGCCGCTGCGCGAGGAGAGCACCTGGTCCCATTGCGCCCGCAACAGCAGGTGCTCAGCAGTCACGGGCCCGGTTTTGGGCAGTCCCAGGCGTTCAAACTGCTCCGGCGGCGCCGCGTTATGGCGCATACGTTCCACCAATAACGAGGCCATGCGCAGCTCCAACTCATCATCTTGCAGCGGCGTCTGCTGTTCGGGGTCGCTCTGCAGGTCAAAGAGCAGCGTACCGAAACTGTGCGGGTCCGTGTAACTGTAGGCGGGCGCGCGCAGCACCGGCATGCTCTTGGTGAAAGGCAGCGGCTGCACGAGCTCGGCCCGGCTGAGGATCTCGGCGGGAAAGCGTCCGCGCATGTTGGTGGGCATCAAGGTGTAGTCCACCAGTGGCGAGTTGCCGGGGCGGGCGCAGGCCCGCATGTACACATGGCGGCCGTCGGTCACACTGACGTGCCCGCCGTGGATGCCAAATAGCCCGGCCTCGCGCACGGGGGTATCGCGGGGAACCGTGTCCTGCAGCGAATGTCCTTGCATGTCCGCCGTAGCAGGCACCCCAAAGACATCCAGCAGCGTGGGCCCCAGGTCGATGGTCTGCACCAGCGCGTCTCGGCGCTCCCCCCGGACACCCGAGCGCGGGTCCCAGATGAACAGCGACGTGTGGATGGTCTCGTCGTAAAACGGCGGCGCATTCTTGCCCAGCCACTCGTGTTCGCCCAGCAGCAGCCCGTGGTCGGTGCACACGATCAGCAAGGTGTCCTCCCACAGTGCATGCTCGTCCATTGTGTCGAGCACCCGGCCCAGCGAGTTGTCGCACATGGACAGCAGTGCCGCGTACTCGTACCGCAGGTGCTCCATATCCGCGGCAGACTCGGTGGTCTGCTTGTAATCGGGGCCAGTCAAATTCCGGTCCGTCGTAGTCGTGCGGGTACAGGGCCTTGTACTGCTCATTGCTGAAAAAGGGTTCGTGCGGGTCAAACGTCTCGATCTGCTCCATCCAGTTATCTTGGCCATGGTTCGTCTCGATGAAGTGCAGTCCGGCGTCAAAGGTTCCGGTTTGCGGGTGGTCGCCTTCATCCTGGAGGTAGCCGCGGTTGATGCGGTCCCGCCGGCGCAGCATCTGGTTGCTGGAAAACTCCAGGATGCCCGACAGATCCGGATCGGCCACGTGCCCCTTCCACTCATCACCCTCCTGCCCGCGCACCAGTTCGAAGGTGTTGAAGCGCGGATGGTAGGTGGCGCCGCCGTCGAGCCAGTAATGCTGGTGGTCGGTGGCCAGGTGGGTGTAGACGCCTGCCTGCTTGAGTATTTCGGGCACCGAATCATCGAAGGGCTCCAAAGGCCCCCCAGCCCCGGTGTAAAAGTTGTAGCGTCCGGTGTGTAATTCCCGCCGCGCGGGCATGCACGGCATGGACCCGCCGTAACAGTTCTCAAACGTGGCGGTGCGCGCGGCGAGCCGGTCAAAGTTCGGCGCCTGCACCCAGTCGTTGCCATAGGGCGGCAGGAAACGGCGGTTGAGCGTGTCGAACAGGACAACTATGGCTTTCATGGGACGGTGCTCTCCTTAAAGTACGACGGCGTTCGGGTGCGGTCAGCGGGCGGGCCGGTTGGGGTCAGCGCACGTTCTTGATCCGGTACACGGCGAGTCCGCCGGCAAGCATGATCACTGCCGCCACCAGGTACAGGCTGCGATAGCCGGCCACGCTGAGCACCAGCCAGCCGACGATGGGCGCTATGGGAATGTGCTGGGCGGTGTTGACCAGGCCCAGGTCGCGGCCGCGGGTTTCAGGATTGGGCAGCAGATCTGTCACCAGCGCCTGGTCAACGGACAAGAACATGCCAAAACCAAGCCCCAGCAGCACGGCCGCCACCATGGACGCGTCCCAGGTGGGCATTGCGGCCAGCAGCAGCGCGGCGGCGCCCTGCAGGCCGGCAGCCAGGGCGATGAAGATCCGCCGCCGGCGCCACCTGTCCGAAAGCACCCCGCCGAGCCAGCTGGTGAACCCGCAAGCTACCAGGTAGATCAAGATCAGGATGAGCAGGGAATCGTCGGGGTTCTTGACACCCAGGACGTCGGAGAGGAAAAAGAACAGGTACGTGGTGCCGACCAGGTTACCGGCGTGGATCAGCACTCGCGAGGCCATGGCCCAGTAGTAGCCGGGGTAGCCGCTGGGCCGGGGCAGCGTGATGGCATGGCGCAAGCTGGCCCGGTTCACGGGGACCTGGTCGGCGATCATGGCGGAGAGTGCCACCAAAACGGCCGCCTCGCCCAAGGCGACCACGGCCACCAGCAGCGCGATGATGACCCAGTTCGTTTGCAGGCCTACCAGCGCGAAGGGGACGGCCGCCGTCGCAAATCCCGCTAGTACCCAGCTGCGGCGTCGGGCGAATCTGCTGCTGGTGCGGTCGCACAGCACGCCGATGACGGGCACCGACAGCAGGATTACGATGGCCGTTTCAGCGATGAGGAACGACGCCACGCCCACCTTGTTCTCGGGGGACACAGTTGCGCTGATTTTGGCGACCATGAACTGGCCCGGCAGCATCACCAGCAGCCAGAAACCGAACCAGGCGAGCGCAAAATGCCATAGCCACGCACGACTGACAGGTGCCGGCTGGGAACTCTGGGGCAATGCGGCCTTGGGAAGCGATTCGGCCATCCCCCTGCTGGCATTGGCCGGATCTAATGTGGCCATGACTTGAAGTATGCGTGACTCAGCTCACTTGGCAACGGTTCGCGGACCCACCCTTGCCGAAACCAGCATGTGGCGGGAAGCTTAAAGAAGCCATTGGAACACGTTCACTAGGAAGAAGCATCGCCAATGTCACCGCAGCGGCTCCCTCGGCGAGGACCTGCTGGCTCTGGTGAAGATCCGGGCCTCACAAATTAACGGCTGCGCCTATTGCCTGGACATGCACGCCAAGGAAGCACGGGCAGCCATTGCCGTCACCTTGATCAGTTCCAGGGCAAGGAACTGCCGATGCTGTTGATGGCCATTTCGGCCATCAATGTTTGGAACCGGCTCGCTGCTGCCACGCATCAGGCCCTGCCGGACATGATGGAAGGGTAATTCGTGAACTTAAGCTTGCAATAGGATTGGTGATTCGTGCCAAATTTGGTACGTAGCGTTCACTAGTTCTTTTAGCCATCGTGCTCGGCTTGCTGATACCTATGACCTATCAAATAATGCCAGAGGCCTCTGTAACCCTGAAGAATTTTCAAGAACTCCGGGCCGGTGCTGGCTCGGAAGCCACAGCAAAAGCCGTAGATATCGTGGAAGACAAACGGACCACAGACGGCAAGCGGCACACCACCACAGTTTGGTACTGCCTCGTGTATGAATTTACCAACGCCTACGGGGATACAAATCAACTGATGCAACGCATCAAATGCAGCAAAAAGGAGCCCGCGCTCAGTTCCTTTCCAGAAGTCCCCGTCGTATCTGCCACCCAGCCCGGCAACTATGATTCCTATTGGAATTCAGATGAGTCCCAAAAGGAACTCAGTGCGACATCCGGGAACTACGTTATCTGGTTCTACGCCAGCATCGCCGCCTTTGTACTGACAATTGCGGGAATTATTTGGATCCTTCGCGTCCGGAGCAAGCAAAAGCGTGCGGCCCGTACCGCCTCACCAGTCGAGGTAAATTTGCCCTGACGCGGAGCGTGTGCTGGCGTATACGCTGGCACCATGACTGCAATATTTGATGAGAATTATTGGAATGATCGCTATGGCCAGCACGGTACGCTTTGGAGCGGGCACCCCAACCCCCAGCTAGTGGCCGAGGCCTCGGATCTGGCCCCGGGAACTGCCTTGGACGTCGGCTGCGGTGAGGGCGCGGATACCGTATGGCTGGCTGAGCGCGGCTGGCAGGTCACCGCCGTCGACATTTCCAGCGTGGCTTTGGAAAAGGGCACCCTCCATGCCGCCGACCGCGAGCTAACCGGGTCGGTCATCTGGGAGCACCACGACCTTCTGGTCTGGACTCCCCCGGCATGGTCCTTTGATCTGGTGTCAGCGCAGTTCATGCACCTGCCCCGCCCGGATCGGGAACCTCTCTTTGCTCGCTTGGCAGACGCTGTTGCCCCTGGCGGGACGCTGTTGCTGGTGGGGCATTCGCCGCAGGATGTTCAGGCTGGCGTCCACGCGCATTTCGGCGCGGACCGGTTCTTCACCGCGGAGCAGATGGCTGCGGCCCTGGACCCAGCCGCATGGCAGCTCCTGGTGTCCCAAGCCCGGTCCCGAACATCGTTGGGGCCCGACGGCCAGACCATCACCATCCACGACGAGGTCCTCCGAGCGGTGCGCCTGGCCTGAGGGGTCCTGCCTGCGAAGCGAGGTGAGCCGTCAGCATCGCCTGTTTGCCCTGCGGCTTGGCTTCCCGCGCGACGGCCCGGGAAGCGGCGGGGCCGTGGAGATGTAGCGGTGACCCGTGGGTGTGATGGTTCCAGTGCTGACCAGGCCGCCCCCGGGCACGGTGTTGCGCTCAAACGCCCAGCCCGGCGCTTCCTTGGCTTGGTTGCACGCAGTGCACAGACCCTGTCCGTTGTCGATGCTGGTGAGCCCTCCGGCGGCGTATGCCTTGACATGGTCGTATTCACGGATGGGCGCGTCGCAGTACGGTGTTTGGCAGCGCTGGTCCTGCAGGCGCAGGAATTCCTTCATCCCCTCGGGAAAGAGCCTTCCCTTTGAGTCCATGGAAATAAGCGCATTGCTGTCAGGATGGGTGAAGAGGCGTTTGAGCCAGACCCTGGGTGAGAATCCAGCCCCGTCACCGCCGAGCACCATGCTGCGTGCCAGAGGTGCGGGAATGGGATCGTATCCGGCCAGAACGGCTGGATCATTGGCGCTCCCAAAGAGCACACGGTCCGTCATGACCAGTTCAAGTGAAATGTTAGCTTCATCCACCGTGGTGCACAACGTCCCGGTGGCGGCCCCACCCAGCGGTGATGCCGCCTGCAGGCCAGTTGCTTCCATTGTGCCAGTCCCACCGGCCGAGACTCCCCTGTGGTCGCCCACCCCGCCAGCTCCGGCATCGCATGGCGCGTGTTCTGTGAGCCGGTGTATCAGGGCGTCGGCCATGAGCTGGCCCTTACCCCGTTCATCACCGGAGGCCTTGGCGCTTTCGGCCACCTTGGTCAGTGTTGCCAAGATTCGCACGCCCTGCCGAAGCGGAATCAGTGCGGTCAAGAAGGTCATGCCGTCTGCAGCCGGGCGAAGGGAAAGATGGCGCTCCCCCACCGCCATCTCGTGGCGTTTCACAAACACCTGCGGGTCCAGTGCGTACGCGGCACTTCTCGTGGCCGCCGTCAACTCACGCGTCCCCATCCGCGCCAGGGCATCGCCGTCCGCGGCGATGAGTTGGTCGACCCGGAGACGGTCCTCCAACTGCAGGAAAACCGTTTCCCTGGCAATGATCCCGGCCCGGTACTCGCTGAGTTTTCCTTCCACAAACGCATTCATGGTGTGTGGAAGTTCCCGCACCAGCACGTGCGCGAGTTCGCACAGTTGCCGGCCCCTGTGCGGGGACTCGTGCCGGGACAGGCCCACCTGCGCCGCGATGCCCCGGCCGATGGCATTGCGGGGCATCCCGGCCTTCGCCTGGGCCAGCCGCTGCTGGCCCACAAACAAGGCTTGCGCCTGGGCCTGCACGGCGGCGACGGCGTTCTTCGTCTCCTCCAGACGCCCGATGATCTCGATCAGGGCCGCCCCGGAGACGTCCGCACCGCAGACCTCCGCACCTGCCCCGCCCGGGCCTTTTACCGGGCCGTTTACCGGG
This region of Arthrobacter alpinus genomic DNA includes:
- a CDS encoding GH1 family beta-glucosidase; the protein is MNKPELPLFPADFVWGVSTAAYQIEGAVTEGGRGPSSWDDFVSQPGRIVNGDTGEVACDHYHRYPEDTALMKELGVDAYRFSFSWSRIQPGGRGAVNAVGLGFYDKLVDGLLEAGITPSPTLFHWDTPLELEQAGGWLNRDTAERFADYAQIVGEHFADRIPRWITINEPVVLTMLGYGAGIQAPGLSLGFDALPAAHHLLLAHGLGVQALRAAGASNIGIANNHALTWPASQNEEDLQAAGLYDNIANWIFADPVLTGAYPEELAPFLPPIPDGDLATISTPIDWYGINSYNPTLVGAPTTDDAALVDGYELDASLPFSLRELEGYPRTDFDWPVVPEAFTELLVGFKERYGEKLPPIYITENGAAINDGPDDAGRVRDVRRIQYTDAHLRALKSAMDAGVDVRGYFHWSLMDNFEWTVGFSQRFGLVHIDYETQKRTPKDSYYWYQELIRNSKGGAAV
- a CDS encoding sulfatase-like hydrolase/transferase; this translates as MTGPDYKQTTESAADMEHLRYEYAALLSMCDNSLGRVLDTMDEHALWEDTLLIVCTDHGLLLGEHEWLGKNAPPFYDETIHTSLFIWDPRSGVRGERRDALVQTIDLGPTLLDVFGVPATADMQGHSLQDTVPRDTPVREAGLFGIHGGHVSVTDGRHVYMRACARPGNSPLVDYTLMPTNMRGRFPAEILSRAELVQPLPFTKSMPVLRAPAYSYTDPHSFGTLLFDLQSDPEQQTPLQDDELELRMASLLVERMRHNAAPPEQFERLGLPKTGPVTAEHLLLRAQWDQVLSSRSGPVAAQSFPAAGSA
- a CDS encoding MFS transporter — translated: MATLDPANASRGMAESLPKAALPQSSQPAPVSRAWLWHFALAWFGFWLLVMLPGQFMVAKISATVSPENKVGVASFLIAETAIVILLSVPVIGVLCDRTSSRFARRRSWVLAGFATAAVPFALVGLQTNWVIIALLVAVVALGEAAVLVALSAMIADQVPVNRASLRHAITLPRPSGYPGYYWAMASRVLIHAGNLVGTTYLFFFLSDVLGVKNPDDSLLILILIYLVACGFTSWLGGVLSDRWRRRRIFIALAAGLQGAAALLLAAMPTWDASMVAAVLLGLGFGMFLSVDQALVTDLLPNPETRGRDLGLVNTAQHIPIAPIVGWLVLSVAGYRSLYLVAAVIMLAGGLAVYRIKNVR
- a CDS encoding carboxymuconolactone decarboxylase family protein, whose product is MKIRASQINGCAYCLDMHAKEARAAIAVTLISSRARNCRCC
- a CDS encoding class I SAM-dependent methyltransferase — protein: MTAIFDENYWNDRYGQHGTLWSGHPNPQLVAEASDLAPGTALDVGCGEGADTVWLAERGWQVTAVDISSVALEKGTLHAADRELTGSVIWEHHDLLVWTPPAWSFDLVSAQFMHLPRPDREPLFARLADAVAPGGTLLLVGHSPQDVQAGVHAHFGADRFFTAEQMAAALDPAAWQLLVSQARSRTSLGPDGQTITIHDEVLRAVRLA
- a CDS encoding HNH endonuclease, with the protein product MGMVVREWLESSPWGARAAAGAAPVGVSPAEAAPTPGTADQGLDVRCGTVLVAAGVLVEACSRFFDPVVLAQLDAALAYELAAQARSTAEDAVAELDRGVREGRSAESLAEFAQYSSGVGAAARKAGSLSDQAASVLLALRGSGPVNGPVKGPGGAGAEVCGADVSGAALIEIIGRLEETKNAVAAVQAQAQALFVGQQRLAQAKAGMPRNAIGRGIAAQVGLSRHESPHRGRQLCELAHVLVRELPHTMNAFVEGKLSEYRAGIIARETVFLQLEDRLRVDQLIAADGDALARMGTRELTAATRSAAYALDPQVFVKRHEMAVGERHLSLRPAADGMTFLTALIPLRQGVRILATLTKVAESAKASGDERGKGQLMADALIHRLTEHAPCDAGAGGVGDHRGVSAGGTGTMEATGLQAASPLGGAATGTLCTTVDEANISLELVMTDRVLFGSANDPAVLAGYDPIPAPLARSMVLGGDGAGFSPRVWLKRLFTHPDSNALISMDSKGRLFPEGMKEFLRLQDQRCQTPYCDAPIREYDHVKAYAAGGLTSIDNGQGLCTACNQAKEAPGWAFERNTVPGGGLVSTGTITPTGHRYISTAPPLPGPSRGKPSRRANRRC